TTATTAGTTGGAATCTTTGTATAGAAAATGTTCTAGATGGAGTTGTGAACGATAATTGGATGTTACTTGAAATTGATTAAAAGATAAAGAGAAATGAGTGTAAGCTTTAATATAAAAGCCATCATGGTAATGGTAACCGTGTTAGTGTGTAATTACCAATTCGCACAGCAGGAGCAACATTGGTCAATAGAGCACCGAAATGAAATTTTACTGGATTTGTCTAAAGCGGATAACGTGCCGTATCAAGATAATATTGAGATGTCCGGAGTAAGAGTCTCTGGTATTGTAACATATTCCATTGACGAGAGTAGAAAATTAAGTATGTCCAGACAGGTGTTTTTTCCACAGTTAAGGACATTTATAAAAACCAATGATCCAGAATGGAAGCATTATAGGGCTTATTTATCCGATACTTTTTCAGATGATATACTACCCACTCTGATTGTTGATGATAAAATCTATGAACCTGGAAAAGCAAAAAGTATTAGAATAAATGGAATGTTGGTTATTGAGCATGAAGCAGAGGAGGGGATTGCAGTGACTCGAACTTTTTATCCTTCTACCGATGAAAGGTTATTCGTAGAAGAGTGGAAGCTTACAAATGTTACTAAAGAAAAAATAGTACTACAGGGAAAGAAAACTAAAACAGTTAAGCATACAAAAGGTGTAAAGGGTGATTATTCAATTTTTACCGATAGTAATTTAGATGATACCATAGAAATTGCAGCGGGTAAATCTTATCGGTTTTCTGTGCAAATTTCCGCTAGCATGAATAATGAAAGTCGGGTAAATGTTGATGCAGAAGAACATTATGAAAAGCGCATTGCCTTTTTAGAGGAAATGAAAAATTCACTTCAACTGGTTACACCAAATGAAACCCTAAATACACTATTTGAATTTTCAAAAATTAGAGGATCGGAAAGTATTTTTGAATCAAAACTAGGTATGATTCATTCGCCTGGTGGAGGAAGGTATTATGTTGGGTTTTGGGCGAATGATCAGGCCGAGTATATTAATCCGTTCTTTCCTTATTTAGGTTATGGTTTGGGTAATGATGCTGCGCTAAATATGTACGAACTCTATTTGAAAGAAATAGATAGCGAGTATAAAAATATCAGGTATTCTTTTGAAATGGAAGGCGACGCCCCAATTAGCCCCTTAGATAGGGGCGATGCGGCTATGATTGCATATGGGGCTGCACAATTTGCTATGGCTTCCGGAGATAAAGAGGTGGCAGAAAAGATATGGCCCCTAATTAAATGGTGTTTGGAATATAACAAGCGAAACTTGAACAAGAGTGGCGTGGTGATTTCGGAATCGGATGAAATGGAAGGGAGGATAGAAACAGGTAATGCGAATCTATCAACTTCAAGTTTATATTACGGAGCCTTAAACTTAGCCGCTGACCTTGGTGTTTCATTAGGGAGGCCCAAAAAAGAAGTTTCTGGCTACCGAAAGACCGCAGTTCGATTGAAAAAGAACATTGAATCCTACTTTGGAGCAACTATAGAGGGTTTAGAAACTTACAAGTACTATAAAGAGCATCAAAATTTAAGACATTGGATATGTTTACCATTAGTGGTACAGATAAATGACAGGAAGAAAGGAACAATTGATGCGCTGTTCAATAAATTGTGGACGGAAAATGGTGTTCACGTAGAGAAGAACGATCAGAACCCTGATATATCAAAAATTTTCTGGGATCGAGGGACTTTGTATGCTTTACGGGGAACTTTTTTAGCCGGAGCAACAGAACGCTCGTTGACAAAGTTACAAGAATTTTCTGCGCAACGATTGTTGGGAGACAGGGTCCCATATGTGGTGGAAGCATACCCTGAAGGGAACATGGCTCATCTTTCTGCGGAAAGCGGATTATATTGTCGGGTGTTTACGGAGGGAATGTTCGGGATTGTTCCCACTGGTCTAAAGAGTTTTAGTTTGACTCCGAGACTTCCGAGTGAGTGGGATAAGATGGAACTTAATAAGATAAAGGCTTTTAATAAGGATTTTCATATTAAGGTGTTTAGGGAAGGAGATAAGATCCGTTGTAACGTGGTTGATAGTAATGGAAGTGTATTCATGAATTCCTTAATTAAAGATGGTGACTCTGTAGAAGTATTTCTTAAATAAAAACCTAACCTTACTATGTTGAAAAAAGATTTTATCCATAATGGATTTGCTCATTTAGAACAACTATTATCTTTTGAAGAAGTGGTTGAACTTAGAAAATTATACAATGTGCTTTTGGAAGACAAGAAGCTCACTGCTGGCTTGCGAAGTGATTTATCAGGTAATAGTTCAAACACTGAAACTGTTGAGAAAATTACACAGATAATGCTTCCCAGTCGTATTAAACCCCAACTTTTACAGAAGCAAGTTTATACAAAAGCATTGGCTTGGGCCCAAAATTTGTTGGGAGAGGATATGGCACTAGATTTTGATATGCTAATTAATAAGGCTCCTTTTACGAATACAGAAACTCCTTGGCACCAAGATGCTGCTTATTGGATTGATTTACCTGACAAAAGATCGGTAAGCTGTTGGATTGCACTGGATGACGTATATGAAGAAAACGGATGTATGTGGTTTGTTCCCAGATATGACAATCAGTTATTCAAACATACTCATAGTAAAGAGGGTGGGGCGCTATCTATAGCTATAAGGCCTAAAGATGGTAAACCTGTTCCCTTAAAAGCAGGAGGTTGTACATTTCATGATGGTTTTACCCTGCACTTTAGCAAAGGTAATATCACTGATGGACCACGGCGAGCTCTAATTTTAAATTATAGACCTCAAGAAATGATACAACTAGAACGTGAGCAAGGGATGGACCATACCGGAAAACGGAAATTCAGAAAATCTAAATAATAAAAGTATTTGTCACGACTAAATAAAACTAGGCTTCCCTTAAAAGAAGATATTTTTTCAAGGTATAGGGAATTCTTTAGCTAAAAGTAGGGTTGATATTATTGTTTCTATAGTTTTTGTCCTCTGAATGTATGGTTGAGCTTATTGCAAAACAACTGCTGAAATGTTTCACCCTAGGAATACAAAGACCGTTTGGGGGAAGAATTCTTCCCCCAAACGACAAACGATAATGATAATTTTATGAATTTAGCAATGTCCTAAGAAGGGTAAGTCTTCAGGATCGCGGAAGGAAAAATAGACATACCAAGGTTTTTTAAGGGCTTCTTTTTGCTCTGTTTTTGAGAGCTTGGACCATTGACGGACATCTACCCCGCCAGTGTAAATTTTAGGCTCGGTAAAGTTCGGTTTCATGGGGAAAGTGTATACTGTTTCGTTTACTGTTTGTAAAACTACGGAAATAGTGGGCATAAAAAAACGGTCTGTGCGTACACGGACCGTTGGTTTTATTGCCTTTCGGCTTAGTAGCGGGGACTGGACTCGAACCAGCGACCTTCGGGTTATGAGCCCGACGAGCTACCTACTGCTCTACCCCGCGATATGGGTTTTTATCTCACTTGTCTTGCAACTTCAGGTCATTACGCTGACGAGATAAAGGTGCGCTACTATTCGTAACGGGCGACAAATATACAACTGTTTTTTACTTAAAACCAAACTTAGAGCAGAATCTTTTTATGCATACCCTAAAAAATATCCAAATTCCATATCTTCGGGACTTTCAAGCCTATTTATGGATACAATAAACGACTTTATTTCTGCCGCGCTGCCTTATACGGAGTGGCCCATGTTTCTCTTACTTATTGGTGGGGGGCTTTTTTTGGTCTTCTATTCCAAATTTTTACCCTATCGCTACTTTGGCCATGCCATTGCCATAACAGCGGGTAAGTATGATAATGATAAGGCTGAAGGCGATGTAAGTTCCTTTCAAGCACTATCGGCTGCGGTTGCGGCAACCGTGGGCCTTGGTAATATATCCGGTGTAGCCATTGCCATTCATGACGGAGGACCTGGTGTTGTTTTTTGGATATGGGTTACGGCACTTATTGGTATGTGTATCAAATTTTATTCCTGTAGTCTGGCCATTATGTTCCGTAGTACGGACTCTGATGGTAAATTGCAAGGAGGGCCTATGTACTATATTACCCAAGGTTTGGGGCCTAAAGCAAAACCATTGGCGCTGTTTTTTGCAGTCTGTGGTTTATTCGGCTTTTTAGGTGTTTTTACGGCAAACCAGTTTACGGAAACATTTATGAGTGTGGTGGAGCCCAACGAAACTATTGCCAATTTTGGTGATTTCAACTGGCAGTTGGGAATAGGCGTTGTTCTGGCCGTCGTTACTTCTTTTGTGATTTTTGGTGGACTTTCCAAAATTGCCAAAGTTGCATCTGCAATCGTTCCATTTATGGTATTGGTTTATCTAGTAGCGGTGGTTGTTGTTATGGTCTTGAACGCTTCGCAGATCATCCCTTCATTAAAACTGATTATAACGGAAGCTTGGAATTTTAAGACCGTTGTTACCGGAGGGTTCTGGGGGCTGGTTATTATTGGGGTTCGTAGGGCTATGTTCTCCAATGAAGCAGGTTTGGGTAGTGCACCTATGTATCATGGGCAGTCAAAAACGGATAATCCTATTAAAGAAGGGCTTGTAGCCATGCTCGGACCTTTTATAGATACTATTTTGGTGTGTACTTTCACAGCCGTAGTTATTATATTAAGTGGTGCATATCTAGAAGATGGAAGCGGAATAGTTATGACATTATCGGCATTTGAGACCACGCTGTTCGGTTATGGTGATATTTTGCTCATGGTAATAGTTACTGCATTTGCTTTTTCAACTTTGTTCACATATTCTTATTATGGTGTAAAATGTCTTTCTTTCTTGACCAATGCAAAAATCGGGAAGTTTTATAATTGGTATTTTGTACTTATGATTGTATTTGCAGCCGTAGCTTCTTTGGATTTAGTAAAAAACCTTATAGATCTTTCCTATGCTTTAATGGTCATACCCAATATGATTGCCGTACTTTTGCTGGCACCAAAGGTGAACAGCGAAGCAAAAAAATATTTTCAGAGGTT
This genomic interval from Zobellia roscoffensis contains the following:
- a CDS encoding six-hairpin glycosidase-like protein; this encodes MSVSFNIKAIMVMVTVLVCNYQFAQQEQHWSIEHRNEILLDLSKADNVPYQDNIEMSGVRVSGIVTYSIDESRKLSMSRQVFFPQLRTFIKTNDPEWKHYRAYLSDTFSDDILPTLIVDDKIYEPGKAKSIRINGMLVIEHEAEEGIAVTRTFYPSTDERLFVEEWKLTNVTKEKIVLQGKKTKTVKHTKGVKGDYSIFTDSNLDDTIEIAAGKSYRFSVQISASMNNESRVNVDAEEHYEKRIAFLEEMKNSLQLVTPNETLNTLFEFSKIRGSESIFESKLGMIHSPGGGRYYVGFWANDQAEYINPFFPYLGYGLGNDAALNMYELYLKEIDSEYKNIRYSFEMEGDAPISPLDRGDAAMIAYGAAQFAMASGDKEVAEKIWPLIKWCLEYNKRNLNKSGVVISESDEMEGRIETGNANLSTSSLYYGALNLAADLGVSLGRPKKEVSGYRKTAVRLKKNIESYFGATIEGLETYKYYKEHQNLRHWICLPLVVQINDRKKGTIDALFNKLWTENGVHVEKNDQNPDISKIFWDRGTLYALRGTFLAGATERSLTKLQEFSAQRLLGDRVPYVVEAYPEGNMAHLSAESGLYCRVFTEGMFGIVPTGLKSFSLTPRLPSEWDKMELNKIKAFNKDFHIKVFREGDKIRCNVVDSNGSVFMNSLIKDGDSVEVFLK
- a CDS encoding phytanoyl-CoA dioxygenase family protein; amino-acid sequence: MLKKDFIHNGFAHLEQLLSFEEVVELRKLYNVLLEDKKLTAGLRSDLSGNSSNTETVEKITQIMLPSRIKPQLLQKQVYTKALAWAQNLLGEDMALDFDMLINKAPFTNTETPWHQDAAYWIDLPDKRSVSCWIALDDVYEENGCMWFVPRYDNQLFKHTHSKEGGALSIAIRPKDGKPVPLKAGGCTFHDGFTLHFSKGNITDGPRRALILNYRPQEMIQLEREQGMDHTGKRKFRKSK
- a CDS encoding alanine/glycine:cation symporter family protein, whose translation is MDTINDFISAALPYTEWPMFLLLIGGGLFLVFYSKFLPYRYFGHAIAITAGKYDNDKAEGDVSSFQALSAAVAATVGLGNISGVAIAIHDGGPGVVFWIWVTALIGMCIKFYSCSLAIMFRSTDSDGKLQGGPMYYITQGLGPKAKPLALFFAVCGLFGFLGVFTANQFTETFMSVVEPNETIANFGDFNWQLGIGVVLAVVTSFVIFGGLSKIAKVASAIVPFMVLVYLVAVVVVMVLNASQIIPSLKLIITEAWNFKTVVTGGFWGLVIIGVRRAMFSNEAGLGSAPMYHGQSKTDNPIKEGLVAMLGPFIDTILVCTFTAVVIILSGAYLEDGSGIVMTLSAFETTLFGYGDILLMVIVTAFAFSTLFTYSYYGVKCLSFLTNAKIGKFYNWYFVLMIVFAAVASLDLVKNLIDLSYALMVIPNMIAVLLLAPKVNSEAKKYFQRLKGEHG